In a genomic window of Agarivorans albus:
- the ycfP gene encoding alpha/beta hydrolase YcfP codes for MIIYLHGFDSTSPGNHEKVLQLQFVDPDVRPISYSTIHPRHDMSHLLKEVHKQLMLSADEEVVICGVGLGGYWSERIGFLCGIPSVIFNPNLHPEVNMQGRIERPEEYIDIASKCVTEFRTKNKGNCTVVLSENDEILDNKVSEQELKDYYQVVWDKEQSHKFKDISHHLQLIKSLKRLPSL; via the coding sequence ATGATTATTTATCTACACGGCTTTGACTCAACAAGTCCGGGTAACCACGAAAAAGTGCTGCAGCTGCAATTTGTCGATCCAGACGTGCGACCAATTAGCTACAGTACAATTCACCCAAGGCATGACATGAGCCATCTTCTAAAAGAAGTGCACAAACAGCTCATGTTAAGTGCTGATGAAGAAGTGGTGATTTGTGGTGTGGGACTAGGTGGCTATTGGAGCGAACGCATTGGCTTTTTATGTGGTATTCCTTCGGTGATTTTTAACCCGAATTTACACCCAGAAGTGAACATGCAGGGCAGAATTGAGCGACCAGAAGAGTACATTGATATTGCTTCTAAATGTGTAACCGAGTTTAGAACCAAGAATAAAGGCAATTGTACGGTAGTGCTGTCGGAAAACGACGAAATTCTGGATAACAAAGTATCGGAACAAGAGCTTAAAGATTACTACCAGGTAGTATGGGATAAAGAGCAAAGTCACAAGTTTAAAGATATTAGTCATCACTTACAGTTGATTAAGTCTTTAAAACGTTTACCAAGCCTGTAG
- the nagZ gene encoding beta-N-acetylhexosaminidase, whose amino-acid sequence MGPLFIDLLGTELSAEEAEMLQHPLVAGVILFSRNYQDRAQLIELVRTIRVASNQRLLIAVDHEGGRVQRFREQFSAIPAMGQIANTANQLGLSSIEWSKQLGWLMAVELRACDIDISFAPVLDINGVSDVIGQRAFSDKPEQIAQLASAFIDGMSVAGMKATGKHFPGHGNVKADTHHLEARDNRSFADIQQQDMQVFASLIAQNKLDAVMPAHVIYSQVDEKPAGFSQIWLQQVLRKSLAFKGLIFSDDLSMKGAAVVGDHVARAKQALNAGCDLLLACNDREASISLLDGLEHTQVPAGERLVGKAYPLSWSELEAQAQYKEIAARAAKIAQMSSETNSL is encoded by the coding sequence ATGGGCCCACTTTTTATCGATTTACTTGGCACAGAGCTGAGTGCTGAAGAAGCTGAAATGCTCCAGCATCCTCTGGTGGCTGGGGTTATTTTATTTAGCCGTAATTATCAAGACCGAGCTCAATTAATAGAGCTAGTACGAACCATAAGAGTGGCCAGCAACCAGCGTTTACTGATTGCTGTTGACCATGAAGGTGGGCGTGTCCAAAGATTTAGAGAGCAGTTTTCTGCTATACCTGCAATGGGGCAAATTGCCAACACCGCCAATCAGTTAGGTTTGTCTAGCATTGAATGGTCAAAGCAATTAGGTTGGTTAATGGCGGTTGAGCTCCGAGCTTGCGACATTGATATCAGTTTTGCTCCTGTGTTAGATATTAATGGCGTGAGTGACGTGATTGGCCAGCGGGCATTTAGTGACAAGCCTGAACAGATTGCTCAGCTTGCCAGCGCATTTATCGATGGTATGTCGGTAGCAGGAATGAAAGCTACCGGTAAGCACTTTCCTGGTCATGGTAATGTAAAAGCCGATACTCATCATTTAGAGGCGCGTGATAACCGCTCTTTTGCCGACATTCAACAGCAAGATATGCAAGTGTTTGCCTCGCTAATAGCCCAGAATAAGCTGGACGCGGTGATGCCTGCGCATGTTATTTACTCGCAAGTTGATGAAAAGCCAGCTGGTTTTTCTCAGATTTGGCTGCAGCAAGTTCTCCGCAAAAGTTTGGCCTTTAAAGGTCTAATATTCAGTGATGATTTAAGCATGAAGGGTGCTGCAGTGGTGGGCGATCATGTTGCTCGCGCTAAACAAGCATTAAATGCTGGCTGCGATTTGTTGCTCGCCTGTAATGATCGAGAAGCAAGCATTAGTTTGCTAGATGGTCTAGAGCATACTCAAGTGCCCGCCGGTGAGCGATTAGTAGGCAAAGCATATCCACTTAGTTGGTCTGAGTTAGAAGCGCAAGCTCAGTATAAAGAAATTGCCGCTCGCGCTGCGAAAATAGCGCAAATGAGTAGTGAAACAAACAGTTTATAA
- the lpoB gene encoding penicillin-binding protein activator LpoB gives MKKLVLAASVLAFTLTGCSTQVSYGDPQEVETVDVAFGSTDLQKIAGEMTDSMISSPLLAEITANNRPIVFVERIKNKTTEHIDTESVTDSISTKLLQSGKFRFVDMSRVNEVREQLDFQNDGGLVDPSKAIAFGQQVGAEYMLYGNLASIVKTNKKTKDVYYKMTMRLMDLKTGLVEWADETEIRKAETKSTFGW, from the coding sequence ATGAAAAAACTTGTATTAGCAGCATCCGTACTGGCATTTACCTTGACTGGGTGTTCAACTCAGGTGAGCTATGGCGACCCTCAAGAAGTTGAAACTGTAGATGTTGCTTTTGGTTCGACTGATTTGCAAAAGATTGCTGGCGAAATGACTGACTCCATGATTTCATCTCCTTTGTTAGCAGAAATCACCGCCAATAACCGTCCGATCGTGTTTGTTGAACGGATCAAAAATAAAACTACTGAACACATCGATACCGAATCGGTAACTGATTCCATCAGCACTAAGTTATTGCAATCTGGCAAATTTCGTTTTGTTGATATGAGCCGCGTAAATGAAGTGCGAGAGCAGCTCGACTTTCAGAATGATGGTGGTTTAGTTGACCCCTCAAAAGCGATTGCATTTGGTCAGCAGGTTGGCGCTGAATACATGCTCTACGGTAACCTAGCGAGTATCGTAAAAACCAACAAAAAGACTAAAGACGTTTATTACAAAATGACCATGCGATTAATGGATTTAAAAACCGGCCTAGTAGAATGGGCTGATGAGACTGAGATCCGTAAGGCCGAAACTAAATCTACTTTTGGTTGGTAG
- a CDS encoding YcfL family protein produces MKYLLLLSALLVGCTTDTSGIAADSDKPDGKQWLIVDNLNLGRKLTIIDAATHQGMDRLRGVATIQSLYKGDLDLQYRFYWYDSNNVQLNNATTAWTPLSLHGKQQIQVQSVALVHNANHFKIYVREVE; encoded by the coding sequence ATGAAATATTTGCTGTTACTAAGTGCATTGTTGGTTGGGTGCACCACTGATACCTCCGGAATAGCAGCCGACTCAGACAAACCTGATGGTAAACAATGGTTAATAGTAGATAACCTTAATCTAGGTCGTAAGCTCACCATCATTGATGCAGCAACCCACCAAGGTATGGATCGCCTACGTGGTGTCGCCACAATACAATCTTTATACAAAGGTGACTTAGATTTACAGTATCGTTTTTATTGGTACGACAGTAACAATGTACAATTGAACAACGCAACAACAGCATGGACGCCGCTAAGCTTGCACGGCAAGCAACAAATTCAGGTCCAATCGGTGGCGTTAGTTCACAACGCTAACCATTTCAAAATTTATGTTAGAGAAGTTGAATAA
- a CDS encoding COG3014 family protein, with product MAFVPRMFKCMLVNRQFHHFLSYKPRVFLAAFFSSIVLLGCSSAVFSDLFVSYDEQLRASRYQLGSGKFELASDLLAEGKQGDNSYYLKQLEKGRMSYLAGDFEQSQAHFTTVDEQLQWLSRQAEYRLSTGLQNVSALATNDNFIEYHIPVYEQVMLHHYQAINYLHSNGLESALIEVRRAAMIQQQAMQEAPISLEEQLRDYTAQYDDLMQEYPQLNSKNKALDNAFQNGLTFALSAALYLAAGQEDDAYIDYRKALALAPNNSYLQAEVARLGKKLSMSDYKKYTPAEATPLSKQQGLLIVLHEQSIVAARQEARFTLPLYNHNRWETYTVALPIMRGNAQVSIPQKLAVNGERFATERLVQFDDLAATQLQQDLPGILLRQILRVITKDQFRREVNKDKADDEENWANALVNIYNVASERADTRSWQTLPALAQIAVKALPVGEHTLEFEGLIEPSTSITLRPRRVTLVLTNDLGAPAQVFNL from the coding sequence ATGGCCTTTGTACCTCGCATGTTTAAGTGCATGTTAGTAAACCGTCAGTTTCATCACTTTCTTTCGTATAAACCGCGAGTGTTTTTGGCTGCATTTTTTTCTAGCATAGTATTACTAGGTTGCAGCAGTGCAGTTTTCAGTGATCTTTTTGTGAGTTATGACGAGCAATTGCGCGCGAGCCGTTACCAACTAGGTTCAGGAAAATTTGAGCTAGCCTCGGACTTATTGGCCGAAGGTAAACAAGGCGATAATAGCTACTACCTTAAGCAACTAGAAAAGGGGCGGATGAGTTACTTAGCGGGCGACTTTGAACAAAGCCAAGCACATTTCACTACCGTTGACGAACAACTTCAGTGGTTATCTCGGCAGGCGGAGTACCGTTTATCAACGGGTTTACAGAATGTTTCAGCCTTGGCGACCAACGATAACTTTATTGAGTACCATATTCCTGTTTATGAACAGGTTATGTTGCATCATTATCAGGCGATAAATTACTTGCATAGCAATGGCCTAGAGTCGGCTTTGATTGAAGTACGCCGTGCGGCAATGATTCAACAACAAGCTATGCAAGAAGCACCAATTAGCCTAGAAGAACAATTACGGGATTACACAGCACAATACGACGATTTAATGCAAGAATACCCGCAACTAAACTCCAAGAATAAAGCCCTGGATAATGCTTTTCAAAATGGTTTAACGTTTGCTCTATCAGCTGCATTGTACTTGGCGGCGGGGCAAGAGGATGATGCTTACATCGATTACCGAAAGGCCTTGGCACTGGCGCCTAACAATAGCTACTTACAAGCAGAAGTTGCCCGCCTTGGCAAGAAACTCTCGATGAGTGACTATAAAAAGTATACCCCAGCAGAAGCAACCCCTTTAAGTAAACAACAAGGTTTGCTGATTGTTCTTCATGAACAATCAATTGTTGCCGCTCGCCAAGAAGCCCGTTTTACACTGCCACTTTATAACCATAATCGCTGGGAAACCTACACGGTAGCGCTGCCCATTATGAGGGGAAATGCCCAAGTAAGCATTCCGCAAAAGCTAGCCGTTAATGGTGAGCGGTTTGCTACCGAGCGTTTAGTGCAGTTTGATGACTTAGCGGCTACGCAGTTGCAACAAGACTTACCAGGCATATTGCTACGGCAAATCTTGCGGGTTATCACCAAAGACCAATTTAGGCGAGAAGTGAACAAAGACAAAGCAGATGACGAAGAAAATTGGGCGAACGCCTTAGTCAATATTTACAATGTTGCTTCAGAGAGAGCCGATACTCGTAGTTGGCAAACCTTACCGGCTTTAGCACAGATTGCCGTTAAAGCTTTGCCTGTTGGTGAACATACTCTAGAATTTGAGGGGTTAATTGAACCATCTACAAGCATTACTTTAAGGCCCAGAAGGGTTACCTTGGTGTTAACCAATGATTTGGGTGCTCCTGCTCAAGTATTTAATTTATGA
- a CDS encoding methyl-accepting chemotaxis protein, whose product MKKKSLNVASSLQFFKNISIVHRVNIGFGFLVLMMVLTNVLSLQTGSRFNQQLDTVTEEATPLVLQSSQFAVDLLTADKYFKDALTSSEADVIKASSEAFEQSELVFISSLGTLRSMSEGNNELESRLDALNALDQNYFQVAKQVMNDNINYLEDLQSVKRSTNQLSVMLPQLKKNLSDKVAALNDDYIRWAAESFLNAMAVIELNTLEGLNTSQSKKVSVILKRNNKLIKNFLSATSDLEEEIPELRNDMGHQIDQFVKDSTKSDGVLAAHLKVTQDNEAIAQRVSETSVQITEAISQLSSINDIANAQVDNASENANKMLESSRIQLITAMVIVIPLALLVAWNVASSIKQPLNLLLKTLKAAAAGDMTETVKYQSTNEFGQLADSANSMMEQMRSVLNDISQAAESLSNVSNGNSTTLNTAKVELDNQRQETASVAAAMTEMEQSVREVAKSANITLEKVMEVEEAANSGRQVMSNNITTTHQLSEKLEHSSSVIGEVDSMSNSIGSILDVIRGIADQTNLLALNAAIEAARAGEQGRGFAVVADEVRVLAQKTTNSTTEIQSMIENLQKSAQRAVSVMSECSSEMQASISQSSDANGAMEEIQGIITQISDMSSQIAAAAEQQQATGAEISNNLNRISDISDENYQSIEIVTSTSEELGELAGQQDSLVKRFTL is encoded by the coding sequence ATGAAAAAAAAGTCACTGAACGTAGCCTCATCGCTCCAATTTTTTAAAAATATTTCTATTGTTCATCGAGTAAACATTGGTTTTGGCTTTCTGGTTTTAATGATGGTACTCACCAATGTATTGTCGTTACAAACTGGCAGTCGCTTTAACCAACAGCTTGATACCGTAACAGAAGAAGCCACTCCACTAGTGTTACAAAGTAGCCAATTTGCGGTAGATTTGCTCACCGCAGATAAATACTTTAAAGATGCTCTAACCTCTAGCGAAGCAGATGTTATTAAAGCTAGTAGCGAGGCTTTTGAACAAAGTGAACTCGTTTTTATTTCTTCACTTGGCACTTTACGTTCAATGTCGGAAGGCAATAACGAGTTGGAATCTCGCCTAGATGCGCTTAATGCTCTGGACCAAAATTACTTCCAAGTAGCTAAACAGGTAATGAACGACAACATTAACTACTTGGAAGACTTACAATCAGTTAAGCGTAGTACCAACCAATTGTCGGTAATGCTACCGCAACTTAAGAAAAACCTATCAGATAAAGTAGCTGCATTGAACGATGACTACATCCGTTGGGCGGCTGAGAGCTTCTTGAACGCGATGGCCGTTATCGAGCTAAATACCTTAGAAGGCTTAAATACTAGCCAGTCTAAAAAAGTATCTGTAATCCTTAAGCGCAACAACAAGCTAATCAAAAACTTCTTGAGCGCCACCTCAGATCTAGAAGAAGAAATTCCTGAACTACGTAACGATATGGGCCATCAGATTGACCAGTTCGTTAAGGACTCGACCAAGTCTGATGGTGTGTTAGCTGCTCACCTAAAGGTAACACAAGACAACGAAGCCATTGCTCAACGTGTTAGTGAGACCTCTGTTCAAATTACAGAAGCCATTAGCCAGCTTTCTAGCATTAACGACATTGCAAACGCTCAGGTAGACAATGCCTCCGAAAATGCCAACAAGATGTTGGAGTCTAGCCGGATTCAGTTAATTACTGCGATGGTAATCGTTATTCCATTAGCCTTATTGGTTGCTTGGAACGTTGCAAGTTCTATAAAACAACCACTTAACTTATTACTTAAGACCCTTAAAGCGGCAGCCGCCGGTGATATGACCGAAACCGTTAAGTACCAAAGTACCAACGAATTTGGCCAACTAGCTGATTCTGCCAACAGCATGATGGAGCAAATGCGCTCAGTCTTGAATGATATTAGCCAGGCCGCTGAAAGTCTCTCTAATGTATCTAACGGTAACTCCACTACCCTTAATACCGCCAAAGTTGAATTGGATAATCAACGCCAAGAAACAGCGTCGGTTGCAGCAGCGATGACGGAAATGGAGCAATCGGTTAGAGAAGTAGCCAAGAGCGCTAACATTACTTTAGAAAAAGTAATGGAAGTTGAAGAAGCTGCAAACTCTGGTCGACAAGTAATGAGCAACAACATTACGACTACTCACCAATTATCAGAAAAACTAGAACACAGTAGTTCGGTTATTGGTGAAGTTGACAGCATGAGTAACAGTATTGGTTCAATCTTAGATGTAATCAGAGGTATTGCCGATCAAACCAACTTGTTAGCCTTAAACGCCGCTATTGAAGCCGCTCGAGCCGGTGAGCAAGGTCGTGGGTTTGCAGTAGTTGCTGACGAAGTGCGGGTATTAGCGCAGAAAACCACCAACTCAACAACCGAAATTCAATCTATGATTGAAAACCTACAGAAAAGCGCTCAACGCGCAGTATCGGTTATGTCGGAGTGTTCATCAGAAATGCAAGCCAGTATTTCTCAAAGCTCTGACGCTAACGGGGCAATGGAAGAGATTCAAGGTATTATTACTCAAATCTCTGATATGAGTAGCCAAATTGCTGCTGCGGCAGAACAACAGCAAGCCACCGGCGCTGAGATATCCAACAACCTTAACCGTATCTCAGACATTAGCGATGAGAACTACCAAAGCATTGAAATAGTGACCAGCACAAGTGAAGAGCTTGGTGAATTAGCAGGACAACAAGATTCACTAGTTAAACGCTTTACACTGTAG
- a CDS encoding 6-carboxytetrahydropterin synthase, with translation MKLFVKDLTVIDSTYLCPDRGLVGESWLVDIELGGSLNDMDMLLDFGQVKKLIKRLIDEKVDHKLLVPNRSPLCKVKTGEGYTQLDFMRPHGKSIHLRCPDEAYTFIDSVEVSNEALTAYVKNVVLEQLPANIQDLAITLRHESIDGPYYHYSHGLKKHDGNCQRIAHGHRSTIEIQVDGEYDIDLATSWAMKWRNIYLGSESDEISQQDISFYQQQAWQDHYAFAYQSPQGFFELVLPKQETDILPCETTVENLAAYIASTLAKVMEGHSLKVIAYEGVGKGAISEVYR, from the coding sequence ATGAAATTATTTGTAAAAGATTTAACCGTAATCGACTCTACCTATCTTTGCCCTGATCGTGGCTTAGTTGGAGAGAGTTGGTTAGTAGACATAGAGTTAGGTGGTTCACTTAATGATATGGATATGTTGTTAGATTTTGGCCAAGTAAAAAAGCTGATTAAACGTTTAATCGATGAAAAGGTCGATCATAAACTGTTGGTGCCTAATCGCTCTCCTCTATGTAAGGTAAAAACAGGCGAAGGTTATACCCAATTGGACTTCATGCGACCGCATGGAAAGAGCATTCATTTACGTTGCCCTGATGAAGCGTATACCTTTATTGACTCGGTAGAGGTGAGTAACGAAGCCTTAACTGCGTACGTAAAAAATGTAGTTTTAGAGCAGCTGCCGGCGAATATTCAAGATCTGGCTATTACCTTAAGACACGAATCTATCGATGGCCCTTATTATCACTATAGCCACGGTTTGAAAAAGCACGATGGCAATTGTCAGCGTATTGCTCATGGGCATCGTTCCACTATCGAAATTCAGGTAGATGGGGAGTATGACATTGACTTAGCCACCAGTTGGGCGATGAAGTGGCGCAACATTTACCTTGGCAGCGAAAGTGATGAAATTAGCCAGCAAGACATTAGTTTTTACCAGCAGCAAGCCTGGCAAGATCATTACGCGTTTGCCTATCAATCGCCGCAAGGTTTTTTTGAACTGGTGCTCCCTAAACAAGAAACAGACATTCTGCCCTGCGAGACTACCGTAGAGAATTTAGCTGCGTATATTGCGTCTACCCTCGCTAAGGTGATGGAAGGACATAGCTTGAAGGTTATAGCTTATGAAGGTGTAGGAAAGGGTGCCATATCAGAGGTTTATCGCTAA
- a CDS encoding PilZ domain-containing protein yields the protein METIDIDVDPIAPELLKQFNALPCQTEVHLQIPTPTKPLRLRSRLIGIEPGMCVILSRGIDQNWEAARDLIREGQSIVVRIVNEGDPNATIFAYRGSISKLMSSVGRWVVLDYPRNVQKISLRQHSRLPISLSCNMRSSADSQESFSGLLKDLSLNGGGFVSSPIPLPLTKQAFTLELPIEGQDPLAITASICNQHLEQRSPEKVHYGLSFDADDKLKQKFIESALLEIVQRENKTPG from the coding sequence ATGGAAACGATAGATATCGATGTGGACCCTATAGCTCCGGAACTTCTCAAGCAGTTTAATGCCCTTCCTTGTCAAACCGAAGTGCATCTACAAATACCCACTCCTACAAAGCCGTTGCGCTTAAGAAGTCGCTTAATTGGTATTGAGCCAGGAATGTGTGTGATTTTATCTCGCGGAATAGATCAAAATTGGGAAGCAGCTAGAGATTTAATTCGAGAAGGTCAGTCAATTGTTGTACGTATTGTAAACGAAGGTGACCCAAACGCGACAATATTTGCCTATCGAGGCTCTATTTCTAAACTAATGAGCAGTGTTGGCCGCTGGGTAGTACTGGATTATCCGCGCAACGTGCAAAAAATCAGTTTGCGCCAACATAGTCGCTTACCTATTTCCTTGTCTTGCAATATGCGCAGTAGCGCTGATAGCCAAGAATCCTTTAGTGGTTTGCTTAAAGACTTGTCCTTAAATGGCGGTGGCTTTGTGTCTAGCCCTATTCCGCTGCCGTTAACCAAACAAGCATTTACGCTAGAATTACCAATAGAAGGCCAAGATCCTTTGGCGATAACCGCGAGTATCTGCAATCAGCATTTGGAACAACGCTCACCAGAAAAAGTGCATTACGGTTTAAGTTTTGATGCCGACGACAAACTTAAGCAAAAATTTATTGAGAGTGCGCTTTTAGAAATTGTGCAACGAGAAAACAAAACCCCCGGTTAA
- a CDS encoding ABC transporter ATP-binding protein — protein MADVILKNVRKNYDPAIHQDTLRDINLDIKDGEFVVFVGPSGCGKSTLLRMIAGLEDITSGELNIGSKFMNDVPPVERNVGMVFQSYALYPHMDLRENMSFGLKLKKVDKDTIKTRVDNASDILGLDPLLDRKPKELSGGQRQRVAIGRCIVQQPGVFLFDEPLSNLDAALRVKMRIEIAKLHKELQSTIIYVTHDQVEAMTLADKIVVLSPLDPNAATNLEQYGSPLELYHNPANKFVAGFIGSPKMNFIEGEIVETGEHESKVKLVTGDVITAAVDTSRASVGDLIELGCRPEHLVEDTHAHAENFITGTVVVAEHLGSESYVYMDVKGFDFTFKARSEFPSKNGDELRVGLPTKACYLFDSNGIAFPRTAKYNKD, from the coding sequence ATGGCTGATGTAATTCTAAAAAATGTACGTAAAAACTACGATCCGGCAATTCACCAAGATACCTTGCGTGATATTAACCTAGATATTAAAGATGGCGAGTTTGTTGTATTTGTTGGTCCATCAGGTTGTGGTAAGTCAACGTTGCTACGTATGATTGCTGGCTTAGAAGATATTACTAGTGGTGAGCTTAACATCGGTAGTAAGTTCATGAATGACGTACCGCCAGTAGAACGTAACGTAGGTATGGTGTTCCAGTCTTACGCACTATACCCACACATGGATTTACGCGAAAACATGTCTTTCGGCCTTAAATTGAAAAAGGTTGATAAAGATACGATTAAAACTCGAGTAGATAATGCTTCTGACATTCTAGGCCTAGATCCTCTTCTAGACCGTAAGCCAAAAGAGTTAAGTGGTGGTCAGCGTCAACGTGTTGCTATTGGTCGTTGTATTGTACAGCAACCAGGCGTATTCCTATTTGATGAGCCACTATCTAACCTTGATGCAGCACTTCGTGTGAAGATGCGTATCGAGATTGCTAAACTGCACAAAGAACTGCAATCAACTATCATCTACGTTACCCACGACCAAGTGGAAGCGATGACCTTAGCTGATAAGATTGTGGTACTTAGCCCACTAGACCCTAATGCTGCAACTAACTTGGAGCAATATGGTTCTCCGTTAGAGCTTTACCATAACCCAGCCAACAAGTTTGTTGCTGGCTTTATTGGTTCGCCAAAAATGAACTTCATCGAAGGCGAAATCGTAGAAACTGGTGAGCACGAAAGTAAAGTTAAGTTAGTGACTGGTGATGTTATCACTGCTGCGGTTGATACTAGCCGTGCAAGCGTAGGTGATTTAATTGAGCTTGGTTGCCGTCCTGAGCACTTGGTAGAAGATACCCATGCTCATGCAGAGAACTTCATTACAGGTACAGTAGTAGTTGCTGAACACCTAGGTTCAGAGTCTTACGTTTATATGGACGTTAAAGGCTTTGATTTCACCTTTAAAGCACGCAGCGAATTCCCAAGTAAAAATGGCGATGAATTACGTGTAGGTCTGCCAACTAAAGCTTGTTACTTGTTTGATAGCAATGGCATTGCGTTCCCGCGTACTGCCAAGTACAACAAAGACTAG
- the malG gene encoding maltose ABC transporter permease MalG: protein MAMVQPKSLKYRKLATHVVLCLFLCLIIFPLLMVITISFRTGNFAVGELIPSNPTLDHWRLALGITVVNPDGSLTPPPFPVLTWLWNSIKVAGISALLIVALSTTSAYAFARMRFRGKATILNGMLIFQMFPSVLALVAIYALFNKIGEYIPWLGLNTHGGLIFAYLGGIALHVWTIKGYFETIDPALEESAAIDGATPWQAFRLVLLPLSVPILAVVFILAFIGVITEVPMASVLMQDVDKLTLAVGAQQYLYPQNYLWGDFAAAAVLSGFPITLVFLMAQRWLVGGLTAGGVKG from the coding sequence ATGGCAATGGTTCAACCTAAATCATTGAAATATAGAAAACTGGCTACTCACGTAGTGCTATGTTTGTTTCTATGTTTAATTATTTTCCCATTATTAATGGTAATCACAATTTCATTCCGTACGGGTAACTTTGCGGTAGGTGAATTGATTCCATCAAACCCTACTTTAGATCACTGGCGCTTGGCCTTAGGGATTACCGTTGTAAACCCTGATGGTTCATTAACACCGCCTCCATTCCCAGTATTAACTTGGTTATGGAACTCGATTAAAGTAGCGGGTATCTCAGCCTTACTAATCGTGGCTCTATCTACTACTAGTGCTTATGCGTTTGCTCGTATGCGCTTTAGAGGTAAAGCAACCATTCTTAACGGTATGTTGATTTTCCAAATGTTCCCATCTGTATTGGCCTTGGTAGCAATTTACGCCTTGTTCAACAAGATTGGTGAATACATTCCTTGGTTGGGTCTAAACACTCACGGCGGGTTAATTTTCGCTTACCTAGGTGGTATTGCACTTCACGTGTGGACCATTAAAGGGTACTTCGAAACTATTGACCCGGCCTTAGAAGAGTCTGCTGCTATCGATGGCGCAACTCCTTGGCAAGCGTTTAGATTGGTATTGTTACCGCTTTCTGTTCCTATTTTGGCAGTAGTGTTCATTCTTGCATTCATTGGTGTAATTACCGAAGTACCAATGGCGTCTGTATTGATGCAAGATGTTGATAAGCTCACGCTCGCCGTAGGTGCTCAACAATATCTCTATCCGCAAAACTACTTGTGGGGCGATTTTGCCGCTGCAGCTGTATTGTCAGGATTCCCTATCACGCTAGTGTTCCTAATGGCTCAACGTTGGTTGGTCGGCGGGTTAACAGCTGGTGGTGTTAAAGGTTAA